The genomic segment GAATTTATTATTGACGTCGGGTTTGCGAAAAATGGGGGCTCAATGCAAACAGCGTCATGAAGAAAATTAAAGCCTCTGAGCTCAGAAGCATGACGTCGGTCAGCCCGTAAAGCAACAAGAGCAGCATGGCGGTTAACAGCAGACCATTTCTGTTTGCCATGGCGTAAACTATTATTGAGACGAAGAAATAAAGCAACACCGCCAGGCCAGGGATCCCCTGTAAGGAGTATTTCTCAATAATTTCATTATGCAGGTGGATGCGCAGGTAGCCGATTGCGGCAGCAACATGTGGATGACCATCCTTGACATACTGTTTTGTCCACGCTTCCCGGCTATCAATGGATTGACCCAAAGGATGGGCGAGGCCGGTGGCGATCCCTACATTCCACATAGAAAAACGCGCGCCAAGAGAAGTCGCATCATGCCCTTCCTGGTACTTTGTTATTTCACTCTGGGTTTGTTCAATTTTGGGTGAAATTAAGGGCTTATAACTAACAATAATGATACCCGCAACAATGCACAAGAATATCATCAAGGATTTAAGGTGGATTTTTCTAAACTGATAAAGCGTCAGAACAATCGCCAGAATGAGATAAAGCCCCATAGCGGCACGCGTTGCGGTCAGCAGAATAATGAACCAGGACAGCAGGACGACGAGACCTGCCACGACATATAGCTTCACGTTTCGTTGCAGATAGAGGCTATACACCAATGCTAACGAGAGAACAGAATAGACATAGGCCGCAATGGTTGGACGATTAATCGCCATCTCGACGCGGTCAATTCCCTCTACTGCCTGGAAAACTCCGTACCCCGTCGCCAGCACAAATCCCACGGCCGTGGTTATTAAAAAATATTTCTGGAAATTTTCTTTGGTCACATAAAATTTGAAGCGGTCCAGATAAAAAATCAACAGGCTTGCCAGTATTAATTTTTTACTGGAGCCAAGATAATCACTGTAAGCATTAAGCCCTTCACTGTGAAGCTCATAGACCAAATACCAGACCAGGTTCAGCAACCCTATAAGCAGCACAGGATAGGCAATGCTAAACGGTCGCAGAGTAAGCTTTTTATACTCAAAGGCTAAACCCACAATACTGGCATAAATAGCGATGTAAAAAAATTCGCGTTGTTTACCTGAACTCACTAATACCAGCGCTAACGAGACAAGGCTCAGTATGAGCGTCAACTGATAAAGCCTTAACTTTACTTTTTCCATAATGACTCAAGAACCCTTTTTTTATAGCTGAAACGAATATCGCGTGATAAGAAAAATGACGGGGAATAGAGCGTATTTACCCGCTGTTTAACAATCGTTGATTGATGTTCAGTAAGTAGTTTTCGATGGTTGCTATAGATATCAAACCAATGGCAATTTACCAGATGCCTGAACTGTGGTGGAAAAGTCTTTTCCATCAATAATGTACATTTAATAAGTGTCGAAATCTTATTGCTGTTAAGACTGCTCGATAAACTGTCGCTACGCTTGATGTAATAATAATGACCTTGACGCTGGTAGCATATTTTACTCGACTGCATAAGCATTGCCGGGAATACGGCAAAATCCTCATAGCAGATCATCGACGGTATCGGGTTGTCCTCATAAAGCCGACGCTGAATAAACTGACCAATGAGATGCGCCTGAAAATCCTTATGGCGTAAAAATCGTTTAATGGCATCGTGTTGCGATAACGTTACCGGGGAGAATCCTCGCCAGTCGTCGGTGATTTTTTTGACATCGCGGATCTCCAGCAAACGCGTCAGCAGCATATCAGGACGTGCTGTTTTAAGGAACGCCACCGCGTCTCTGATACTGCCTGGTTTCAACAGGTCATCGCTGTCCAGCATCGTAATATAATCTCCCGATGCCAGCGAGACAGCGCTATTACGAACATGACCGACATTTCGGAACTCAACGTATCGGGCGATCGTATAAGGACTTTTGCGCAGCCAGCGTTCAATAATATCCTGCGTTGCGTCCACAGAACTGTCATTGAAAATAATCACTTCTACGTCATTACCCGCATTATCGATAGCGGCCTGTAGACTCTCGAGCGTAGCGTTAAGCGTATCTTCCGCATTATGCGCGGCAATAATGATGCTGAGAAAAGCCATAAAATGTTATTTCCTTAAGCATCAGGGTGAGAAGCTTGAGCCTTGGGTAATGCGCAAATAAAGTGTTTAATTTCCCGTAGTGATTCGTCGGTTACAGCGAAGAGTTCTTCTCGATCCTGTGAGAAATAGTAACGTGTTTCAAAGACATAAGAGCTTATGTTTGCATCATTTCCAATCAGAAGCAGCTTGCCAAGCGGGCGCTGTTCATCATGACAGCATGGGCCAAACAGCAATATGACGGGTACACCCACTGCGTCGGCGACATAGACATTTCCCGAGTCAGATGCGATATAGCAATCCATCTTTGAAATTGCCCACGGGAGTTCTTCCAGCGAGATTTTACCAATCAGATTGGTGAAATTGGTGAGTTCGCCGTAGAGGCGGGTAATATCATCCATCCATGGCTGCTCATTAGGGGCACCGAAAACATAAAACTCGCAGGGCAGGTCGGCGAGACGATCGGCAATACGCTTCCAGATGGCGGGTGGAATCGTCTTCGCTTTGTTGCCCGCGGCAATACTGATGCCGATGCGGATCACGCCCGGTTTATCAAGTATTTCCGGATAGATGGCCGGTTTGAAAAGGGGCTTAGTGGCGTGCTTAGGCGAGTCTTCCCAGGTGAGCGCGCGATCTGCTAGCTTAAGATAGTTCGTGACCGACAGCGTCCTCTTACCGTGCTCAACGCTACCATCCGCCGTGGCATAGAAAATCCCGTGGTACCATCTGCGTGTATAAGTACTTAAAAATTGTTTGTTTTTTGCATTGCAGACGGCGGCAAAAAAGAGATTCACGCTGTTGGGCTGCAGCAGATACACATTGTCGTAACGGTTCATTATCCTGCACGCAAAACAGAGCTTACGCCACAGGTTGCGCTTATGCTGCTCGATAAAAAAAATCTGTTCGATAGTGTCATCATGCTTTGCCAGCGCGTTTACGCTGCGGCTGATCAGCACATCACTTTTTTGCAGGTATGCCAGGAGAGGCGTTGCATTGATAAAGTCACCGATTTTGGCCGTCTGAATGACCAGGTTTTTTCCCGTGTCTTTTCGAAACAGCTTCCGGATGAGTTTCACCGGAAAGAGTAAAATCAGCAGAAATACGTAACTCATGGGTTAAATATCCCTGTTGGGAAGCCGATAGCTATCCTGTAAATATGAAAAAATTGCATCTGCGCTAATATCCCTCGTTTGCTGCGTGGGGCTGACCATCTGATGCTGGTTTTTACCGTAACCCCCAATCAACCCCGGGTCGGTTGGGCCAAAAATTGTAATATTTGGCCGATCCAGCGCCGCGGCTAAGTGGCTTAATCCCGTATCAACGGAAACGATAGCCTCAGCCCCTGCCAGTACGGCCGCAACGTGCGCCAGCGTGAGTTTAGGTAAGACTTCGACGTGCGAAAAACCTGCAGCCAGGCGTTCTGCACGCTGCCGCTCATGCTCAGCACCCCATGGCAGTTTAATATGGATACCGGTAGGTTGCATTAGTTCTATTAAGCTTCGCCAGTGCGTTTCCGGCCAGTGCTTATCGTCGCGCGTTGTGGCATGCAGGAATACCATGTATGGCTGAGCGCGCTTATCAGCATCGCGCAGAAAATGTTGCGAAATAGCGTAATCGCCCTGCGCATCCGGTTTTGCATAACCCAGGCTTTTGGCGAACAGCTCGCGGGTACGCTCGACGGCGTGCTGCTGCTTAGCAATAGAGTGGCGACGGTTATAAAACAGGCTTGCCAGCGGCTCGCGGGCGGATTGCCAGTCCATACCGTGCTTCATGCCATGGGCCAGACGGGTGACCAATGCGGCACTTTTAACCAGCCCCTGGGCATCGATAATCGCGTCATAACGCTGGGCCTGCACCGCTTCGCGGAAAGCTTTACGTTCGGCTTTGATGGGCGCGGAAAACCAGGCTTTGCGCCAGCGACGGATCGCCACCGGGATCACGCGGTCGACCGCTTGATGCCAGGTGGGGATCTGCGCGAAACCTTCTTCTACCACCCAGTCAAAACGAATGTCGGGGATCGTCTGCATGGTGTCCGTTAGCGACGGCAACGTGTGCAGTACATCTCCCATTGAAGAGGTTTTAACGATCAGTACCCGCATCCGCTATCCTTCTTCGCTCAACAGCAGCTCGTTGAGCGCTTCGAGCACCCGCTCTGGTGTTATGTCGATCAGGCTCTGATGATAACCTTCAGCCGCATCGCCTTTGCGTACCTTGTGGTAGCCGGTAATCAGGCGAATGACGCGCGCTATATGCGACAGCGGCGGCGTGAAATCCGGACTGCTGGGGCCATACAGCGCAACCAGCGGACGGTTTAGCGCGGCAGCGACGTGCATCAGCCCGGAGTCGTTAGTCACCACGG from the unidentified bacterial endosymbiont genome contains:
- a CDS encoding O-antigen ligase family protein, coding for MEKVKLRLYQLTLILSLVSLALVLVSSGKQREFFYIAIYASIVGLAFEYKKLTLRPFSIAYPVLLIGLLNLVWYLVYELHSEGLNAYSDYLGSSKKLILASLLIFYLDRFKFYVTKENFQKYFLITTAVGFVLATGYGVFQAVEGIDRVEMAINRPTIAAYVYSVLSLALVYSLYLQRNVKLYVVAGLVVLLSWFIILLTATRAAMGLYLILAIVLTLYQFRKIHLKSLMIFLCIVAGIIIVSYKPLISPKIEQTQSEITKYQEGHDATSLGARFSMWNVGIATGLAHPLGQSIDSREAWTKQYVKDGHPHVAAAIGYLRIHLHNEIIEKYSLQGIPGLAVLLYFFVSIIVYAMANRNGLLLTAMLLLLLYGLTDVMLLSSEALIFFMTLFALSPHFSQTRRQ
- a CDS encoding glycosyltransferase family 2 protein, with the translated sequence MAFLSIIIAAHNAEDTLNATLESLQAAIDNAGNDVEVIIFNDSSVDATQDIIERWLRKSPYTIARYVEFRNVGHVRNSAVSLASGDYITMLDSDDLLKPGSIRDAVAFLKTARPDMLLTRLLEIRDVKKITDDWRGFSPVTLSQHDAIKRFLRHKDFQAHLIGQFIQRRLYEDNPIPSMICYEDFAVFPAMLMQSSKICYQRQGHYYYIKRSDSLSSSLNSNKISTLIKCTLLMEKTFPPQFRHLVNCHWFDIYSNHRKLLTEHQSTIVKQRVNTLYSPSFFLSRDIRFSYKKRVLESLWKK
- a CDS encoding glycosyltransferase family 9 protein, giving the protein MSYVFLLILLFPVKLIRKLFRKDTGKNLVIQTAKIGDFINATPLLAYLQKSDVLISRSVNALAKHDDTIEQIFFIEQHKRNLWRKLCFACRIMNRYDNVYLLQPNSVNLFFAAVCNAKNKQFLSTYTRRWYHGIFYATADGSVEHGKRTLSVTNYLKLADRALTWEDSPKHATKPLFKPAIYPEILDKPGVIRIGISIAAGNKAKTIPPAIWKRIADRLADLPCEFYVFGAPNEQPWMDDITRLYGELTNFTNLIGKISLEELPWAISKMDCYIASDSGNVYVADAVGVPVILLFGPCCHDEQRPLGKLLLIGNDANISSYVFETRYYFSQDREELFAVTDESLREIKHFICALPKAQASHPDA
- the rfaC gene encoding lipopolysaccharide heptosyltransferase RfaC, giving the protein MRVLIVKTSSMGDVLHTLPSLTDTMQTIPDIRFDWVVEEGFAQIPTWHQAVDRVIPVAIRRWRKAWFSAPIKAERKAFREAVQAQRYDAIIDAQGLVKSAALVTRLAHGMKHGMDWQSAREPLASLFYNRRHSIAKQQHAVERTRELFAKSLGYAKPDAQGDYAISQHFLRDADKRAQPYMVFLHATTRDDKHWPETHWRSLIELMQPTGIHIKLPWGAEHERQRAERLAAGFSHVEVLPKLTLAHVAAVLAGAEAIVSVDTGLSHLAAALDRPNITIFGPTDPGLIGGYGKNQHQMVSPTQQTRDISADAIFSYLQDSYRLPNRDI